From Paenibacillus sp. V4I7, one genomic window encodes:
- a CDS encoding ABC transporter ATP-binding protein, whose amino-acid sequence MTATTDAITPIVKIDQITKRIGSKTIIDKLSFEVPRGEVFGFLGPNGAGKTTTIRMMVGLMSITEGDIRIGGYSIRTHFEQAIRHVGAIVENPEMYKFLSGYHNLVHYARMFPGIEEDRIHEVIDLVGMENRIHDKVKTYSLGMRQRLGIAQALLHKPSVLILDEPTNGLDPAGIRELRDHLRKLTREDGISVIVSSHLLSEMELMCDRVAIIQNGKLVDVRLIKEFGQADGKQQVAFEVASMDQALTLAAEHGAQVNVAGDDLIMNLDKQETAAWNKRFVEAGIAVYGIRAATKSLEDQFLEMTGSDPIA is encoded by the coding sequence ATGACGGCAACAACAGATGCCATTACACCGATAGTAAAAATCGATCAAATTACAAAACGAATCGGTTCTAAGACGATTATTGATAAATTAAGCTTTGAGGTGCCGCGGGGCGAGGTGTTTGGGTTTCTCGGACCGAACGGAGCGGGAAAAACGACAACCATCCGGATGATGGTCGGACTCATGTCGATCACGGAAGGGGATATACGGATTGGCGGGTATTCGATACGTACCCATTTTGAGCAAGCGATTCGTCATGTTGGCGCTATTGTGGAAAATCCGGAAATGTACAAGTTTCTGAGCGGTTATCATAATTTGGTTCATTACGCGAGAATGTTCCCGGGCATTGAGGAAGACCGAATTCATGAGGTCATTGATCTTGTTGGTATGGAAAATAGAATCCATGACAAGGTCAAAACGTACTCCCTCGGTATGCGCCAAAGGCTTGGAATTGCCCAAGCCTTGCTGCATAAGCCGTCGGTACTAATCCTCGACGAGCCTACCAACGGGCTGGATCCAGCTGGTATTCGAGAACTGCGTGATCATTTGCGGAAGCTTACCCGGGAGGATGGAATCTCAGTCATCGTGTCCAGTCACTTACTTTCGGAGATGGAGTTGATGTGCGATCGTGTCGCCATTATTCAGAACGGGAAGCTGGTGGACGTCAGACTGATTAAAGAGTTTGGTCAGGCGGATGGCAAGCAGCAGGTGGCTTTTGAGGTGGCATCGATGGATCAAGCTTTGACATTAGCAGCAGAACACGGAGCACAAGTGAATGTAGCTGGGGATGACCTTATCATGAATCTCGATAAACAAGAAACCGCTGCGTGGAACAAAAGGTTCGTAGAGGCAGGGATTGCGGTCTACGGCATCCGAGCGGCTACCAAATCCCTGGAAGATCAATTTTTAGAGATGACGGGAAGTGATCCGATTGCTTAA
- a CDS encoding response regulator transcription factor, producing the protein MNTTPLKLLLVDDQDLIRESLHIVLDMDPDIHVVGLAENGHIALKQCEEQQPDVVLMDIHMPVMDGVEATRQIKATWPQIRVIILTTFQEISYVVDALGAGAEGYLLKAIHPKDLAAGIKWVHQGGTLIPQDIARMLVQEARGASDHTSQSAGVKAVEEQTRTDTYGLSERELQVLHCIADGLNNREIAEKLFLSEGTVKNYISSIYSKMDVRDRVQASKKAHEEGML; encoded by the coding sequence ATGAACACGACCCCGCTTAAACTTCTCCTGGTCGATGATCAGGATTTAATTAGAGAAAGCCTGCACATCGTACTTGATATGGATCCGGATATTCATGTCGTTGGTTTGGCTGAGAATGGTCACATAGCCCTAAAGCAGTGCGAAGAACAGCAGCCTGACGTTGTACTCATGGACATTCATATGCCTGTCATGGATGGCGTCGAAGCGACCCGCCAAATCAAGGCAACATGGCCTCAGATTCGTGTCATCATCCTGACTACCTTCCAGGAAATCAGCTATGTCGTTGATGCCCTAGGAGCGGGTGCCGAAGGCTATTTGCTCAAAGCCATTCATCCGAAGGATCTGGCGGCCGGTATCAAATGGGTGCATCAAGGCGGTACACTCATCCCGCAAGATATCGCCAGAATGCTCGTCCAGGAAGCGAGAGGCGCTTCTGATCACACATCGCAGAGTGCTGGAGTCAAAGCTGTAGAAGAGCAGACTAGAACCGACACTTATGGACTGAGCGAGCGCGAGTTGCAAGTACTGCATTGTATCGCAGATGGCCTCAATAACCGAGAAATTGCCGAAAAGCTTTTCTTGTCCGAAGGCACTGTGAAGAACTATATTTCCAGCATATACTCGAAAATGGACGTCCGAGACCGCGTGCAAGCATCCAAGAAGGCTCATGAGGAAGGGATGCTATAG
- a CDS encoding glutamate synthase subunit beta, with amino-acid sequence MGKPTGFIEHRREVASEAAPLVRIGHWKEFATPLTEDKLQTQGSRCMDCGIPFCHTGALISGMAAGCPVNNLIPEWNDLVYRGQWREALDRLHKTNNFPEFTGRVCPAPCEGSCTVGLKDTPVTIKSIEKAIIDKGFDEGWITPEPPEVRTGKKVAVVGSGPSGLAAAAQLNKAGHWVTVFERADRVGGLLMYGIPNMKLDKKYVQRRVDLLEAEGITFVTGAHVGVNYPIEKLQEEFDAIVLCGGATKGRDLPIEGRELGGVHLAMEFLSKNTKSLLDSEHADGAFISAEGKDVIVIGGGDTGTDCVGTSLRHKAKSVTQFEIMPKSPDTRPANNPWPEWPKVHKVDYGQQEAAAVQGEDPRQYLINTKKFVGDENGNLKELHTVLIEWQKNEKGQFVPLEVPGSEKVYPAQLVLIAMGFTGPENTVLDQLGVVKDERSNAKADYGKFATSVDGVFVAGDMRRGQSLVVWAINEGRAAAREVDRYLMGSSNLP; translated from the coding sequence ATGGGTAAACCAACTGGTTTTATAGAACATCGTCGTGAAGTGGCATCTGAAGCTGCTCCCCTAGTCCGGATTGGACATTGGAAGGAGTTTGCGACGCCGCTGACTGAAGATAAATTGCAGACGCAAGGGTCTAGATGTATGGACTGTGGGATTCCATTCTGTCACACAGGGGCGTTGATCAGCGGCATGGCCGCTGGTTGCCCGGTTAATAACCTCATTCCGGAATGGAATGATCTGGTGTATCGCGGTCAATGGAGAGAGGCTCTGGACCGTTTACACAAGACGAACAATTTCCCTGAGTTCACGGGACGCGTTTGTCCGGCGCCATGTGAAGGTTCGTGTACGGTAGGTCTGAAGGATACACCGGTTACAATCAAAAGCATCGAGAAAGCCATTATTGATAAAGGCTTCGATGAAGGCTGGATTACACCTGAGCCTCCGGAAGTGCGCACAGGTAAGAAGGTAGCTGTCGTAGGCTCGGGTCCATCCGGACTCGCTGCAGCAGCGCAGTTGAACAAAGCCGGACACTGGGTTACCGTGTTCGAACGTGCAGACCGCGTGGGCGGACTGCTCATGTACGGCATTCCGAACATGAAGCTGGATAAGAAGTACGTCCAACGTCGTGTGGATCTGCTGGAAGCCGAGGGCATCACGTTCGTTACCGGCGCTCATGTCGGTGTGAACTATCCGATTGAGAAGCTGCAAGAGGAGTTTGATGCCATCGTTCTGTGCGGCGGGGCAACGAAAGGCCGCGATCTTCCGATCGAGGGTCGTGAGCTAGGCGGCGTCCACTTAGCCATGGAATTCCTGAGCAAGAACACGAAGAGCTTGCTGGATTCCGAGCACGCCGACGGCGCGTTTATTTCCGCCGAAGGTAAGGATGTTATCGTCATTGGCGGCGGCGACACGGGAACAGACTGCGTGGGCACATCTTTGCGTCACAAAGCGAAGAGTGTTACGCAATTTGAGATTATGCCCAAGTCGCCGGACACACGTCCTGCGAACAATCCTTGGCCGGAATGGCCAAAAGTCCACAAAGTGGACTACGGTCAACAAGAAGCGGCAGCGGTGCAAGGTGAAGATCCGCGCCAATACTTAATCAACACGAAGAAATTCGTGGGGGATGAGAATGGCAACTTGAAGGAACTGCACACGGTGCTCATCGAGTGGCAGAAGAACGAGAAGGGTCAATTCGTTCCTCTGGAAGTTCCAGGCAGCGAGAAAGTATACCCAGCTCAGCTGGTACTGATCGCGATGGGCTTTACAGGACCGGAGAACACGGTGCTGGATCAACTCGGCGTCGTCAAAGACGAGCGCTCCAACGCGAAAGCGGACTACGGTAAGTTTGCGACGAGCGTGGACGGTGTCTTCGTTGCCGGTGACATGCGTCGTGGGCAAAGCCTCGTAGTTTGGGCAATCAACGAAGGTCGCGCAGCGGCTCGTGAAGTTGATCGTTACTTGATGGGATCGTCGAATTTACCATAA
- a CDS encoding ABC transporter permease, whose translation MIRLLNLIRNEHMKIYRRLRTWILGGLLIAIVVLAALFSHSGYKANEDWKTRAAESIEHNQKELENQDVPAKFREQMREDIALQQYMLDHNYPPTDNTLWGGTLSAAGLIIMVTLFTVIIAGDMVAGEFTWGTIKLLLIRPANRAKILLSKYLTTLLFAATLLIVMFITSLIVNGFLYGFQSLSLPHLTVNAAGQVQEESMLVYVFATYGLKLIELVMIVTMAFMISTVFRSSSLAIGLSIFIMFAGQIITILLLRYSWGKYFLFANTDLTPYLVGQPLAEGMTLGFSITVLLFYFLLFNVLSWEIFRRRDVAA comes from the coding sequence GTGATCCGATTGCTTAATCTAATTCGAAATGAACATATGAAAATTTATCGTAGGCTGCGAACTTGGATTCTAGGTGGATTATTGATTGCTATTGTCGTATTAGCTGCGCTGTTTTCACATTCGGGCTATAAAGCAAATGAAGACTGGAAGACCAGAGCAGCGGAATCGATTGAGCACAATCAGAAAGAACTGGAAAATCAGGATGTGCCGGCCAAATTTAGAGAGCAGATGAGGGAGGACATAGCACTCCAGCAGTACATGTTGGATCATAATTACCCTCCGACAGATAACACGTTATGGGGTGGCACCTTAAGTGCAGCGGGATTAATCATCATGGTTACATTATTTACCGTAATCATTGCCGGAGATATGGTCGCTGGTGAGTTTACATGGGGGACGATCAAACTGCTGCTCATTCGTCCTGCCAATCGAGCGAAGATTCTCTTATCAAAGTATCTAACAACGCTTCTGTTTGCAGCTACTCTGCTGATTGTGATGTTTATTACTTCTTTGATTGTGAACGGGTTCCTCTACGGATTTCAGAGTCTAAGCCTTCCACACCTAACTGTAAATGCAGCAGGACAAGTTCAGGAAGAGAGTATGCTGGTGTATGTGTTTGCAACCTATGGACTAAAGTTAATCGAACTCGTCATGATCGTGACGATGGCCTTTATGATCTCGACCGTATTTCGCAGCTCTTCCCTAGCCATTGGACTTAGTATTTTCATCATGTTCGCGGGGCAAATTATTACGATATTGCTGCTGAGATACAGCTGGGGCAAATATTTTTTATTCGCCAATACCGATCTCACTCCCTACTTAGTGGGGCAGCCGCTGGCGGAAGGGATGACGCTTGGTTTCTCTATAACCGTGCTGCTCTTCTATTTCTTATTGTTTAATGTACTCTCATGGGAAATATTCCGTAGACGTGATGTAGCCGCCTGA
- a CDS encoding MFS transporter — MQIESHLKKKQRVLDNFLMPFVQSRSFPLWLSQLISMLGGSVTTVILPMVVYSLTGSTTMMGIVMAAYMLPYVIMLPFSGWIVDRYDRVKIS, encoded by the coding sequence ATGCAAATAGAATCCCATCTTAAAAAGAAACAGCGAGTACTAGATAATTTCCTAATGCCTTTCGTACAATCACGTTCCTTTCCTTTGTGGCTTAGCCAACTCATCTCCATGCTCGGCGGTTCTGTTACTACCGTTATTTTACCCATGGTTGTTTATTCCCTAACAGGCTCAACCACGATGATGGGCATCGTAATGGCTGCATATATGCTCCCTTACGTAATCATGCTCCCCTTTTCCGGCTGGATCGTCGATCGCTATGATCGCGTTAAAATATCTTGA
- a CDS encoding sensor histidine kinase yields the protein MIQRRPWHGVEWSLFIVLTGSTLLGLLYALLHMHEHELTATIQTILAILLSYGVPFLFWRPNYINSTFYPIAVLLTGIPLQIYLSWMQQDAYLTINCPLMVIGFLTDRKNAWWTAPIFMVAMPLEYFFILHSGMGVGQLFSIILNAVLFFAIGLSLQRVVTSNEKTEKLLAENQRQYRLIHEQNNALEQYANQIEQLTLLEERNRMARELHDTVGHTFTSVIMGMDAVSYLIETAPDKAKEKLDVLRSVTRNGLEEVRRSIHQMVPEGDMLLSQQLTRLANEFALHTGTQIRFTTVGEEFDIPKQTKLSLIRCLQESLTNAKRHGRASTVEVTLTYSDDLVDIRIEDDGIGTEQLKVGFGINAMQERIFALQGTLQVSSTLGQGTVVHCSIPAKRLPSF from the coding sequence ATGATTCAAAGAAGACCTTGGCACGGTGTGGAGTGGTCCCTGTTTATCGTCTTGACTGGTTCTACGCTGCTTGGCTTACTTTATGCGCTTCTCCATATGCATGAGCATGAACTAACTGCCACCATCCAAACGATATTGGCCATCCTCCTGTCCTATGGCGTTCCATTTCTATTCTGGAGACCGAACTACATCAACTCAACTTTCTATCCGATTGCCGTGCTGCTGACAGGTATCCCTCTACAAATCTATCTTTCATGGATGCAGCAGGATGCGTACCTTACTATTAATTGCCCATTAATGGTTATTGGATTCCTCACCGACCGAAAAAATGCTTGGTGGACCGCTCCCATATTTATGGTGGCTATGCCTTTAGAGTATTTTTTCATCCTGCATAGCGGGATGGGGGTTGGCCAATTATTTAGCATTATCTTAAATGCTGTGCTGTTCTTTGCCATTGGCCTTAGCTTACAACGGGTTGTGACTTCGAATGAGAAGACCGAAAAGCTTTTAGCCGAGAACCAACGTCAGTATCGTTTAATCCATGAGCAAAATAACGCATTAGAGCAGTACGCCAACCAAATCGAACAGCTTACACTGCTTGAGGAGCGCAACCGGATGGCTCGTGAATTACATGATACAGTGGGGCATACGTTTACTTCCGTCATCATGGGGATGGACGCTGTGTCCTACCTGATCGAAACAGCACCAGACAAAGCCAAAGAAAAGCTGGATGTCCTGCGTAGTGTAACCCGCAATGGACTCGAAGAAGTACGCCGCAGCATTCATCAGATGGTCCCCGAGGGCGATATGCTGCTCTCCCAGCAATTGACGAGACTGGCCAACGAATTTGCCCTTCATACCGGGACCCAAATCCGATTCACGACCGTAGGCGAGGAATTCGACATTCCGAAACAAACCAAACTTTCACTCATTCGCTGCCTGCAGGAATCACTAACCAATGCCAAACGGCATGGCCGGGCTTCCACCGTAGAAGTTACACTCACTTACTCCGATGATTTAGTCGACATTCGCATTGAGGACGATGGCATCGGTACGGAGCAGCTGAAAGTTGGCTTTGGTATCAACGCCATGCAGGAACGCATATTTGCTCTGCAAGGTACACTTCAGGTGAGTTCCACATTAGGTCAAGGTACTGTCGTCCATTGTTCCATTCCCGCCAAACGCTTGCCATCATTCTAA